TACCTGACGCCGTACTGTCGTTGTTGGGCAATCATAAAGATCTGGGAATTCATAGCGAAATGTTCAGCGACGGCGTGGTGGATCTTGTGAATAAGGGTTGTATCACGAACAATCAAAAGACGATGCATCGAGGTCGGATCGTTGGTTCCTTTTGTGTGGGCTCGGAGAAACTTTATGATTTCATGCACAACAATCCCTTTATAGGTACGTCCGCGTCTGcacatatttgaaattattattgatatcaaTAGTTTTAAGTTTCAATggcttactttttttttatttgttttttacagaaatgttGGTTGTGGATTACGTCAATGATCCTAGAATAGTTGCCAAGCAGCCAAAGATGACGGCCATTAACTCGTGTATAGAAGTGGACATCACTGGTCAGATCTGCTCGGACAGCATTGGCACAAGAATGTATTCCGGTTTCGGTGGACAACTAGATTTCATTACGGGTGCTGCGATGAGCGAGGATCGACAAGGAAAACCGATCATAGCTCTTCAGTCGGTGACTTCTAAGGGTCACAGCAAAATACAGCCGGTTCTAACATTAGGTAAGTGAATAGATCTGtcgaaataatctttttttttcataatttcatGAATTCCACAATTGAACGATTGAtgcaatatgaaaataattatataaatcttcaaGTGAAATAATGTCATTATATCATAATCCTGTAACTTTTGAAATTACTGCTAATTATGCTAAAGTACATACGAAACCTATGATGTAgagaattataatacatattagtGATTTAACGTATTATAAAACTGTacattaagttttttaatttatattatatttactgaatttaaatatatttatttaattgatatttaattaattaattatttatttaatttattttatatttacattatatttacataaatttgcgCGCATCCCAAATCTGGTTTTGGGTTAATTCACTTCTGTATTGATCCAACACGCTTATATGTACGAATCGTTATTTCGTCACGTTACGTTAACAGGTGCTGGAGTAGTCACTAATAGAGCAGTGGCACGATACGTCGTGACCGAGCAAGGAATTGCCTGCCTGTTTGGCAAAAGTCTTCAACAACGGGCGTACGAGTTGATTCAGGTGGCTCATCCCGATCACAGAGAGGCGCTCGAAAAGGCGGCGTTCGAACGTTTGAAAATGATGCCTGCGCCATAAGCTTGAAAACAACGTGACGAGGCAGGAAAATCATATTCAATAGCATTTTATAATCGGTCGTTCGCGTGTTTTAGTCGCGCGTATAACGGCCAACAATCAGAGAGTCATGTGGTGTCTTCTTCTTGTATGATATACGCGCTCTCTTGCCGGAAGACAATTTGTCGGCTTCCTAAAGTAAACGACAGATGATAAATAATGTGCTAACTAGATCGAGAATTTAATATGCTATAAATTGTaacattacacatatatataagaagagTCCGTAATACAAAAGATTGTGCTCgtattcatatatatagatactaATTAGATCATACGtatgttttatattgtcagagagaaagagatgttTGTGCTTTTgaacacacaaaaaaaatgGCATTATTTGTGCCATTCCGAAAATGTGtattaagcattttttatagtaaatctATCAACGTTCCTttgtataatttcttgtatgtTACAACTGTAACGAATTCGAAATACgaatatacaaaagaaaaaaaatatatataaaagataacgctaattgttgatattttattgtgcACAATatccttaatatatttttctttatattaaaagaaatgaaatagtTATAGTGATttgtatttctatttatatttgaaatatattcgaattacaaaaattcaaatagaTTTAGTGTATCCGCcaattgtataaaacattatctCGAAAAATCGAACGCCGCCCAATCAGATGTTCAAACAACGGTTTGTGGAGATGGTAACCGATTCGTATCGTATTTGACATATACGCAAGATCAGcaagatttcttttatattatgtgtcgtgtaaatttttatacgatcGTTATACACATTTATTGTCGTATTATCCACGAGAGCTTGTCACATGTGATCAGTTTCGGAACGATGAAAAGATGTTCCGAAATCTGAGATTGATCTTTGGCAAAATTCGACAAAATACAACAAAACCTTTTCATTTATGCGGACAGCGGTATTTGCAAAGTTTGAGGGAACCTTCTCAACCGTTAAAGCGATGTCCAAAATGGGTTTGTATAGAAGACGcggtaaaaattataaattcaggtatttattacagttattataatttataatagaccgatatttaaattctgtgcttttttttgaaaaaatatgataatcgttttataaatttcttaatcaaTTCTCAAATTCATTaggaaagaaatagaaaaagaatatataacatttttaacttaactcaattttttctatttttttattgtgtgaATGAATGATAgcttggaattttttttttaaatatcgcacATAAGTCGGATATAtcagaaaatttcaaaaaataattttttccactaaatattcaataaatgtaaattattatgatgagtgtgttatattatcataaagcAGATTTTCTTTGCAAACCCAATCACTTATCTTTCCAGAACATTTGGTTTTCATACAAGGTGGTGCGGCCACGCCGATGGAGCTCGTGCGTGCCATGACTGAGCACGGGGTATGCAATAATTTGCGTGGAGTCAGGTTGGTGCATATGAGCCTCGAGGGAGATACACCGTTTGTCAATCCCGAATTTGAGAGTACGGTATTCGCGTAATAGTCGCAATCCCCATCCTAAACACAATGTTCGATGATGAAAAATAACAGCTTGCGACGATGTTACATTAAAGAGCACTTCAGGTCCATCAGCCTGTACGTGGGTAGTAATGTCAGGGAAGCGGTGAACGAGGGACGAGCAGACTGCATCCCGGTATTCCTCCACGAAGTTCCGAGGTTGTTCTACGAGAAGAGAATCGTGCCGGACATCGCGCTGATCCACGTGAGCATGCCAGACGCACGTGGATTCTGCTCGCTCGGAGTCAGTGCGGATTGCACCCGTGCCGCGATTTGCACCGCCAAAGTTCTCATCGGTATCATTAATCAGcgaatcattaattataacagcAACGATAGAATAAGATATGATAACAAGATGAAAGATATCCTATCCTGATCCATCTGTTGGTCAAGGAGCATTTTGAAGgcgtcaattaaaaaaaaataatttcttttatgtataatcGTTAACTgtagtattaaattattaaaaagttgtttcttctttttccagCGCAAGTAAACGAGCACATGCCAAGGTCCTTCGGCGACACGGTGATCCATTCGAGCCATTTTGACTGGGCAGTAAGACACGATTGTCCTTTACCTTGCGTGGTTTGTCCACCGCCCAGCGATCTTGAGCTCGAAATTGGCAAGATCATCGCGCAGCGCTTGATCGAAGACGGAGCGACGTTGCAGGTCGGTATCGGTAATATTCCCGACGCGGTACTCTGCGCCCTGGTCAATCACAAAGATTTGGGAATACACTCGGAGATTCTTTGCGACGCGATGGTCGACCTCGTCGAGCATGGTAACATCACAAACAGGTGCAAGACCAAACATAGAGGACGTATGGTCGGTTCTTTCGGTATCGGCACAAAACGATTATACGACTTCCTGCATAACAATCCATTTATCGGTAATTATCATAATGGATTTACCTTGATTGAAAGAAGGTATGACTGTTATTTTGCAATTGTAATTGTACCGTCTCATCGCTAGAGATGCTAGCGATCAATTACGTGAACGATCCTCGGGTGATTTCAATGCAACCAAAGATGACAGCCATTAACTCTTGCATCGAGATGGATCTCACCGGCCAGGTGTGCTCGGACAGTTTAGGTTGTAAGATGTATTCCGGTTTCGGCGGTCAGTTGGATTTTCTTCGAGGTGCAGCGATTAGTCAGGATGTTCGTGGAAAAGCCATCGTTGCGTTCCCCTCAGTCACCAGCAAAGGGGACAGTAAAATACAACCAGTGCTTAAACTCGGTACAATCTAGATTAGATTTGATTAGAAATTATCGCTttgaataaactttattttagtacataattttatttgatgaaataaaattatgtattaaaataatttagtacataattatttgataaaattgtgatattttagTATATCTTGACGAATCTATTACAGGAGCTGGAGTGGTAATTACGAGAGCTCATGCACACTACATAGTTACAGAACACGGAGTGGCGAACCTCTTTGGTAAAACCTTACGACAAAGAGCGAATGCATTGATTCAAATTGCGCATCCAGATCATAGAGAATGCCTCGAAAAGGCCGCGTTCGAGCGCTTGAAATCTAATCCAACAAAATATCTGTAACgcttataatatgtaaatatattcaaattatgtgACAGTTCAAGTCTTGTATAAGTACATATACAAAAAGGGCAGAAATTCAAGCACATGTGTCTTAATTTAAGTTTGagtcaaaagtaaattaatgtcataaattactttaaatatatatattagtttttacaacaaatgagctaaaataataaattatctttgaaatataacaaaatgtcctaaattaagtaaatttatgagactaataaatattttttaaaagacttTTACTgcgttataatttaataaattttattgtcttaatgtataaatagatttttgtccaaaaatttattaaaaatactgcaatcagaaatttacattacatattacatgactgcaatatatatatatatattatcaagacATTGCAGtcatgtaatatgtaatgtaaatttctGATTGcagtatgtatttttaataaatttttggaaaaaacaaatatatatatatatatatatatatatatatatatacatatatatcttatttagaaataaaactaAACACGTTAGAAGTCTATATCTTCTGGTAGAGttccttcttttcttctcttctcgaCGTTCTCGTAATATTCTGAGAAATTTACGTAAGGCTTAATTCTGGCATTTCGATCCGTTATTCTAGCACCAGGTGGATACACGTCCGATGTTGTTGATGTTTCTGTCGTCGACGTGTCAAAGTTTTCGTCGGTGATGCCAGTGCTAGTACTCGAGAGATCTTCGTTGTCTGGTATGCTGATAGGCGCGGTTTGCACCACGGGATTAAATCTGACAGACTGACTGGTGGGACTTTTCAGAGCGTGCGACAGTGGAAAGTTGAAATTTCGCACCAGAAGAGTTATGTCGTCGCGTTTACTGGTGGTATTTTGCGTGTTGCTCATGTTTACATCATGGTGGATTCTCACAACTTTGTCAACTACTGCCTGGGCGACACCGGTTAAAGTTGATTGTACTCGAAACTGAAACAAgcaaaagagaattaaattttacatgtaaaaacttattaatctaacattatttagaatatagaTATACTACCTGTTCGACGGCTATCAAAGCTAATTCTTTATTGACTTGATCAGTACCGGTTGCTTCCTCCAACGACTTGTACAGGCCGCGCGACATGAGCAATAGAAATCTGCAGGAATCGTCCAGCTCTATACTACCGTGAATTTCCGGTTCAGCAATGA
This Anoplolepis gracilipes chromosome 12, ASM4749672v1, whole genome shotgun sequence DNA region includes the following protein-coding sequences:
- the LOC140672132 gene encoding succinyl-CoA:acetate/propanoyl-CoA:succinate CoA transferase yields the protein MFRNLRLIFGKIRQNTTKPFHLCGQRYLQSLREPSQPLKRCPKWVCIEDAVKIINSEHLVFIQGGAATPMELVRAMTEHGVCNNLRGVRLVHMSLEGDTPFVNPEFEKHFRSISLYVGSNVREAVNEGRADCIPVFLHEVPRLFYEKRIVPDIALIHVSMPDARGFCSLGVSADCTRAAICTAKVLIAQVNEHMPRSFGDTVIHSSHFDWAVRHDCPLPCVVCPPPSDLELEIGKIIAQRLIEDGATLQVGIGNIPDAVLCALVNHKDLGIHSEILCDAMVDLVEHGNITNRCKTKHRGRMVGSFGIGTKRLYDFLHNNPFIEMLAINYVNDPRVISMQPKMTAINSCIEMDLTGQVCSDSLGCKMYSGFGGQLDFLRGAAISQDVRGKAIVAFPSVTSKGDSKIQPVLKLGAGVVITRAHAHYIVTEHGVANLFGKTLRQRANALIQIAHPDHRECLEKAAFERLKSNPTKYL